The following are encoded in a window of Penaeus vannamei isolate JL-2024 chromosome 35, ASM4276789v1, whole genome shotgun sequence genomic DNA:
- the LOC113813700 gene encoding unc-112-related protein isoform X1: MMADGQLIGDGSWELHVTVTDLQVERILRVKSDLHIGGVMLRLVEELDIAVDWSDHALWWPKKNVWLTHTRSTLDQYGVGAAAQLEFTPMHKNLRVQLPDLRYMDFRVDFSIKTFNAVVQLCKQLGIRYPEELSFCKPITQDNLKYNYSEKMIKKKSTAATKNGTPADTNSFIANQSHNSSNGSLDRSAASHHMPNSPTRTPIGSPTGTWRFNSNGVGSLNNTIDSIDGSDEFVASLANSPIHPSEEARNRLVRPKSLLERARMNVAWLDSSLSIMEQGVREFDTLLLRFKFFSFYDLNPKYDSVRINLIFEQAKWAIMNEEIDCTEEEMLMFAALQLQVNLQVNQPQPDMNSGGEDDIDRALSELQMSLEGSHVSSTPADIMHIPELADYLKFMKPRRFTLKGFKQYWFTCKDMNLCYYKTSDGTNEDPIERISLRGCEVTPDVNISQQRYGIKLEVPASDGMTDYLIRCSSEEQYARWMAAMRLASKGKSLADSSYDSEVKSILAFLSMQHPAPAPVINPESLDIQPELYLAPRFVRRIRGKGGWCAGPLPDNMAVQRILEAHANVKDLPLTEAKLQYIRAWQALPEYGIALFLVKHMGHKREELLGVAFNRIMRMEPNTGDHIKTWRYNTMKAWNVNWETRHMMIQFEEENVVFSCLTADCKVVHEFIGGYIFLSMRTKDANQNLNDELFHKLTGGWV; encoded by the exons ACATAGCAGTTGACTGGTCAGACCATGCCTTATGGTGGCCCAAGAAGAACGTGTGGCTGACCCACACCAGGTCAACACTAGACCAGTATGGAGTTGGGGCAGCGGCACAGTTGGAGTTCACGCCCATGCACAAGAACCTCCGCGTACAGCTCCCAGACCTTCGTTACATGGATTTCAGAGTGGATTTCTCCATCAAGACTTTCAATGCTGTTGTCCAGCTCTGCAAACAGCTTG GAATCCGTTACCCTGAGGAGCTGTCCTTCTGCAAACCAATCACCCAAGATAACCTCAAATACAATTACTCAGAGAAGATGATTAAGAAGAAAAGCACAGCGGCCACAAAGAATGGCACCCCTGCTGACACTAACTCCTTCATTGCCAACCAGTCGCACAACTCGAGCAATGGCTCCCTGGACCGCTCAGCTGCCTCTCACCACATGCCAAACTCCCCCACCAGGACACCCATTGGATCACCG ACTGGCACCTGGAGATTTAACAGCAATGGGGTTGGCAGCCTGAACAACACAATCGACAGTATTGATGGCTCCGACGAATTTGTGGCTTCCCTTGCCAACTCTCCCATTCATCCTTCAGAGGAGGCACGCAATAGGCTGGTCAGGCCCAAATCCCTTCTGGAGAGAGCAAGGATGAATGTAGC CTGGCTtgactcctccctctctatcatggAACAAGGAGTTCGAGAGTTTGacactctcctcctccgcttcaaGTTCTTCTCCTTCTATGACCTCAACCCTAAATACGATTCTGTGCGTATCAACCTCATCTTTGAGCAGGCTAAGTGGGCCATCATGAATGAAGAAATCGACTGCACTGAAGAAGAAATGCTCATGTTTGCAGCTCTGCAG CTCCAAGTAAACCTGCAAGTCAATCAACCACAGCCAGACATGAACAGTGGAGGTGAGGATGACATCGACCGTGCACTCAGTGAACTTCAGATGTCATTGGAGGGCTCCCATGTGTCCTCCACTCCAGCTGACATCATGCACATCCCAGAACTTGCAGACTACCTCAAATTTATGAA GCCACGTCGTTTCACACTGAAGGGCTTCAAGCAGTATTGGTTCACATGCAAGGACATGAACCTCTGTTATTACAAGACCAGTGATGGCACCAATGAGGACCCCATTGAGAGGATCAGTCTGAGAGGATGTGAGGTTACCCCCGACGTGAATATTTCACAGCAGCGCTATGGTATCAAGCTGGAAGTGCCAGCCTCAGATGGCATGACAGATTACCTTATCAGATGTTCTTCA GAGGAACAATACGCGAGATGGATGGCTGCCATGCGCCTGGCGTCCAAGGGAAAATCACTCGCAGACTCTTCTTATGACAGTGAGGTCAAGTCTATCCTGGCATTCCTGTCTATGCAGCACCCAGCACCTGCTCCTGTCATCAATCCAGAGAGCCTAGACATCCAGCCAGAGCTTTACCTAGCACCTAGGTTTGTGCGTCGCATAAGAGGCAAG GGGGGCTGGTGTGCTGGCCCATTACCTGACAATATG GCAGTGCAGCGCATTCTGGAAGCTCATGCCAATGTTAAGGACCTGCCACTGACAGAAGCCAAGCTGCAGTACATTCGGGCATGGCAAGCTCTGCCTGAGTATGGCATTGCACTCTTCTTGGTGAAGCACATGGGACACAAG CGTGAGGAGTTGCTAGGTGTGGCCTTCAACAGAATAATGAGGATGGAGCCTAACACAGGTGACCACATCAAGACTTGGCGTTATAACACCATGAAG GCTTGGAATGTCAACTGGGAAACAAGACATATGATGATCCAGTTTGAAGAGGAGAATGTGGTGTTCTCTTGCTTGACTGCTGATTGCAAG GTGGTTCACGAGTTCATTGGTGGATATATTTTCCTCTCCATGAGGACGAAAGATGCAAACCAGAACCTGAATGATGAGCTTTTCCACAAACTGACGGGAGGTTGGGTCTGA
- the LOC113813700 gene encoding unc-112-related protein isoform X2, with amino-acid sequence MMADGQLIGDGSWELHVTVTDLQVERILRVKSDLHIGGVMLRLVEELDIAVDWSDHALWWPKKNVWLTHTRSTLDQYGVGAAAQLEFTPMHKNLRVQLPDLRYMDFRVDFSIKTFNAVVQLCKQLGIRYPEELSFCKPITQDNLKYNYSEKMIKKKSTAATKNGTPADTNSFIANQSHNSSNGSLDRSAASHHMPNSPTRTPIGSPTGTWRFNSNGVGSLNNTIDSIDGSDEFVASLANSPIHPSEEARNRLVRPKSLLERARMNVAWLDSSLSIMEQGVREFDTLLLRFKFFSFYDLNPKYDSVRINLIFEQAKWAIMNEEIDCTEEEMLMFAALQLQVNLQVNQPQPDMNSGGEDDIDRALSELQMSLEGSHVSSTPADIMHIPELADYLKFMKPRRFTLKGFKQYWFTCKDMNLCYYKTSDGTNEDPIERISLRGCEVTPDVNISQQRYGIKLEVPASDGMTDYLIRCSSEEQYARWMAAMRLASKGKSLADSSYDSEVKSILAFLSMQHPAPAPVINPESLDIQPELYLAPRFVRRIRGKAVQRILEAHANVKDLPLTEAKLQYIRAWQALPEYGIALFLVKHMGHKREELLGVAFNRIMRMEPNTGDHIKTWRYNTMKAWNVNWETRHMMIQFEEENVVFSCLTADCKVVHEFIGGYIFLSMRTKDANQNLNDELFHKLTGGWV; translated from the exons ACATAGCAGTTGACTGGTCAGACCATGCCTTATGGTGGCCCAAGAAGAACGTGTGGCTGACCCACACCAGGTCAACACTAGACCAGTATGGAGTTGGGGCAGCGGCACAGTTGGAGTTCACGCCCATGCACAAGAACCTCCGCGTACAGCTCCCAGACCTTCGTTACATGGATTTCAGAGTGGATTTCTCCATCAAGACTTTCAATGCTGTTGTCCAGCTCTGCAAACAGCTTG GAATCCGTTACCCTGAGGAGCTGTCCTTCTGCAAACCAATCACCCAAGATAACCTCAAATACAATTACTCAGAGAAGATGATTAAGAAGAAAAGCACAGCGGCCACAAAGAATGGCACCCCTGCTGACACTAACTCCTTCATTGCCAACCAGTCGCACAACTCGAGCAATGGCTCCCTGGACCGCTCAGCTGCCTCTCACCACATGCCAAACTCCCCCACCAGGACACCCATTGGATCACCG ACTGGCACCTGGAGATTTAACAGCAATGGGGTTGGCAGCCTGAACAACACAATCGACAGTATTGATGGCTCCGACGAATTTGTGGCTTCCCTTGCCAACTCTCCCATTCATCCTTCAGAGGAGGCACGCAATAGGCTGGTCAGGCCCAAATCCCTTCTGGAGAGAGCAAGGATGAATGTAGC CTGGCTtgactcctccctctctatcatggAACAAGGAGTTCGAGAGTTTGacactctcctcctccgcttcaaGTTCTTCTCCTTCTATGACCTCAACCCTAAATACGATTCTGTGCGTATCAACCTCATCTTTGAGCAGGCTAAGTGGGCCATCATGAATGAAGAAATCGACTGCACTGAAGAAGAAATGCTCATGTTTGCAGCTCTGCAG CTCCAAGTAAACCTGCAAGTCAATCAACCACAGCCAGACATGAACAGTGGAGGTGAGGATGACATCGACCGTGCACTCAGTGAACTTCAGATGTCATTGGAGGGCTCCCATGTGTCCTCCACTCCAGCTGACATCATGCACATCCCAGAACTTGCAGACTACCTCAAATTTATGAA GCCACGTCGTTTCACACTGAAGGGCTTCAAGCAGTATTGGTTCACATGCAAGGACATGAACCTCTGTTATTACAAGACCAGTGATGGCACCAATGAGGACCCCATTGAGAGGATCAGTCTGAGAGGATGTGAGGTTACCCCCGACGTGAATATTTCACAGCAGCGCTATGGTATCAAGCTGGAAGTGCCAGCCTCAGATGGCATGACAGATTACCTTATCAGATGTTCTTCA GAGGAACAATACGCGAGATGGATGGCTGCCATGCGCCTGGCGTCCAAGGGAAAATCACTCGCAGACTCTTCTTATGACAGTGAGGTCAAGTCTATCCTGGCATTCCTGTCTATGCAGCACCCAGCACCTGCTCCTGTCATCAATCCAGAGAGCCTAGACATCCAGCCAGAGCTTTACCTAGCACCTAGGTTTGTGCGTCGCATAAGAGGCAAG GCAGTGCAGCGCATTCTGGAAGCTCATGCCAATGTTAAGGACCTGCCACTGACAGAAGCCAAGCTGCAGTACATTCGGGCATGGCAAGCTCTGCCTGAGTATGGCATTGCACTCTTCTTGGTGAAGCACATGGGACACAAG CGTGAGGAGTTGCTAGGTGTGGCCTTCAACAGAATAATGAGGATGGAGCCTAACACAGGTGACCACATCAAGACTTGGCGTTATAACACCATGAAG GCTTGGAATGTCAACTGGGAAACAAGACATATGATGATCCAGTTTGAAGAGGAGAATGTGGTGTTCTCTTGCTTGACTGCTGATTGCAAG GTGGTTCACGAGTTCATTGGTGGATATATTTTCCTCTCCATGAGGACGAAAGATGCAAACCAGAACCTGAATGATGAGCTTTTCCACAAACTGACGGGAGGTTGGGTCTGA